The following are from one region of the Arcobacter defluvii genome:
- a CDS encoding ABC transporter substrate-binding protein — protein sequence MKKVIKLLFILTIISNNLLYGNLEKVSLQLEWKHQFEFAGFYTALEKGYYKDVGLDLQIKEFQDGINISQDVIDGKSTFGISSSALILERLKNKPVILIASYFKQNALALVTKPYIKTPADLKNKKIMALDWEMGHTSLGVMLKDYGITSDSFTLINHDYKIDKFVNGEVDAMSIFITSQPYELDKLGIKYNILNPANFGIYSYDVELFTSENIINKNPEMVENFIEATNKGWEYAFKNKEEIVDLIYNKYTKRKTKESLLYEANQTEQIFKTNIFKIGAIAPELIKLNADLYTKLGLVDKNLNITFALDSYYLRDNYKRLIPFSKEEKEYLKKHSTIKVHNESNWPPFNYNLKGKPTGFSIEYMDLVASKLGINIEYISGYSWNEFIEKLKKDEIDVMLNISKTAQREKDFIFTSDYVKAIDTIFIKKSDINLKNIEDFKGKTLAVIKGFYEEELLKAYYPDIKLLLVKDSLEALEKVAFGEADGAVDNFAVGNYYIQNNHISNLKPGFSIDDDRFNLKMYLATNKNNIILRDLLEKGKEQISEKEIISLKRKWINSEEYEKISNINLTKDEKNYLAKKKVITMCTDPDWEPFEKINEKGEHEGIAADIINLISSKLGIEIELIPTKSWEESIIFSKEKKCDILSFLNETQKRKEWLNFTEPIFEDPNVIVGRIENEDIKDLSKIKASIALPKDTAMSERFQKDFPNLVIIPTNSEDEAFKFVENKKADFTIRSLIVTAHTIKKNGLFNLKIISQPLEYKNILRIGVLKDEDLLRNILNKAIKTISKKELEHIVNNHISVKIPSETKYLSVFIYILIFIILIVIVVLLWNHQLRKKIAIEIERNSTQQDLMFRQNKQAELGNLIGNISHQWRDSLTKIGYINLNLRARILQEKDISKEFLNKSTLEIEKSLDFMSETMQNFLDYYKPSLNTLNFEVYDSIKSALSIIDTKIKYSNLEINFIGDFTIKINGIRNEWMQVWINLIINSINIAEKREIKNPQILISLSQEEIEFEDNCGKIDSTLLEEMKEERYRGIGIKMAKEIANKNNKKMIIINSEDGAIFKFIENR from the coding sequence ATGAAAAAAGTAATAAAACTACTATTTATACTGACAATAATATCAAATAATTTACTATATGGGAACTTAGAAAAAGTCTCTTTACAACTAGAATGGAAACATCAATTTGAATTTGCAGGATTTTATACTGCATTAGAAAAAGGTTATTACAAAGATGTCGGTTTAGATCTTCAAATCAAAGAGTTTCAAGATGGTATAAACATTAGTCAAGATGTTATTGATGGAAAATCTACTTTTGGTATCTCTTCATCTGCTCTTATTTTAGAAAGATTAAAAAATAAACCTGTTATTTTAATTGCTTCTTATTTTAAACAAAATGCTTTAGCATTAGTTACAAAACCTTATATTAAAACTCCTGCTGATTTAAAAAACAAAAAAATCATGGCTTTAGACTGGGAAATGGGTCACACAAGTTTAGGAGTTATGTTAAAAGATTATGGAATAACTTCTGATAGTTTTACTTTAATTAATCATGATTATAAAATTGACAAATTTGTAAATGGTGAAGTTGATGCTATGAGTATTTTTATAACTTCACAACCTTATGAGTTGGACAAATTAGGAATTAAATATAATATATTAAATCCTGCAAATTTTGGAATATATTCTTATGATGTTGAATTATTTACAAGTGAAAATATTATAAATAAAAATCCAGAAATGGTTGAAAATTTTATTGAAGCAACAAATAAAGGTTGGGAATATGCTTTTAAAAATAAAGAAGAGATAGTTGATTTAATTTATAATAAATACACAAAAAGAAAAACAAAAGAATCTTTATTATATGAGGCGAATCAAACTGAACAAATATTTAAAACAAACATATTTAAAATAGGAGCTATAGCTCCTGAATTAATAAAACTAAATGCTGATTTATATACAAAATTAGGTTTAGTTGATAAAAATTTAAATATTACTTTTGCATTAGATTCTTATTATTTAAGGGACAATTATAAAAGATTAATACCATTTTCAAAAGAAGAAAAAGAGTATTTAAAAAAGCATTCAACAATAAAAGTACACAATGAATCAAACTGGCCACCATTTAATTATAATTTAAAAGGAAAGCCAACAGGTTTTTCAATAGAATATATGGATTTGGTAGCTTCAAAACTAGGAATAAATATAGAGTATATTTCAGGTTATAGTTGGAACGAATTTATAGAAAAGTTAAAAAAAGATGAAATAGACGTAATGTTAAATATTTCAAAAACAGCACAAAGAGAAAAAGATTTTATTTTTACAAGTGATTATGTAAAAGCCATAGATACAATTTTTATAAAAAAGAGTGATATAAACTTAAAGAATATAGAAGATTTCAAGGGAAAAACACTTGCAGTAATAAAAGGATTTTATGAAGAAGAGCTTTTAAAAGCATATTATCCTGATATTAAATTACTTTTAGTTAAAGATTCCCTTGAGGCATTAGAGAAAGTTGCTTTTGGAGAGGCTGATGGAGCAGTAGATAATTTTGCTGTTGGAAATTATTACATACAAAATAATCATATCTCAAATTTAAAACCAGGTTTTTCAATAGATGATGATAGATTTAATCTTAAGATGTATTTAGCAACAAATAAAAATAATATTATATTAAGAGATTTATTAGAAAAAGGCAAAGAACAAATTAGTGAAAAAGAGATTATTAGTTTAAAAAGAAAATGGATTAATTCAGAAGAATATGAAAAAATTTCTAATATAAATTTAACAAAAGATGAAAAAAATTATTTAGCTAAAAAAAAAGTAATCACAATGTGTACAGATCCTGATTGGGAGCCATTTGAAAAGATAAATGAAAAAGGTGAACATGAAGGAATTGCTGCTGATATTATAAATTTAATCTCTTCAAAATTAGGTATAGAAATAGAACTTATTCCTACAAAATCTTGGGAAGAGAGTATTATTTTTTCAAAAGAAAAAAAATGTGATATATTAAGTTTTTTAAATGAGACACAAAAGAGAAAAGAGTGGTTAAATTTTACAGAACCAATTTTTGAAGATCCAAATGTGATTGTTGGAAGAATTGAGAATGAAGATATAAAAGATTTATCAAAAATCAAAGCGTCAATAGCCTTGCCAAAAGACACAGCTATGAGTGAAAGATTTCAAAAAGATTTTCCTAATTTGGTAATTATTCCAACAAATTCAGAAGATGAGGCTTTTAAATTTGTAGAAAACAAAAAGGCTGATTTTACAATTAGATCTTTAATTGTTACTGCTCATACTATTAAGAAAAATGGTTTATTTAATCTTAAAATTATCTCTCAACCTTTAGAATATAAAAACATACTTAGAATTGGTGTTTTAAAAGATGAAGACTTATTAAGAAATATATTGAATAAAGCTATAAAAACAATAAGTAAGAAAGAGCTAGAACACATAGTCAATAATCATATATCTGTAAAAATTCCATCTGAAACAAAATATTTATCAGTGTTTATTTATATTTTAATATTTATTATTTTAATTGTTATTGTTGTATTACTATGGAATCATCAATTAAGAAAAAAAATAGCAATAGAAATAGAAAGAAATTCTACTCAGCAAGATTTAATGTTTAGACAAAATAAACAAGCAGAACTTGGAAATTTAATTGGAAATATATCTCATCAATGGAGAGATTCTCTTACAAAGATTGGATATATAAATCTAAATTTAAGAGCAAGAATCTTACAGGAAAAAGATATATCTAAAGAATTCTTAAATAAAAGTACTTTAGAAATAGAAAAAAGTTTAGATTTTATGTCAGAAACTATGCAGAATTTTTTAGATTATTATAAACCTTCATTAAATACATTAAATTTTGAAGTTTATGATTCAATAAAAAGTGCTTTAAGTATCATAGATACAAAAATAAAATATTCTAATTTAGAAATAAATTTTATTGGAGATTTTACAATCAAAATAAATGGAATTAGAAATGAATGGATGCAAGTTTGGATAAATCTTATAATTAACTCAATAAATATAGCTGAAAAAAGAGAGATAAAGAATCCTCAAATTTTAATTTCATTAAGTCAAGAAGAGATTGAATTTGAAGATAATTGTGGAAAAATTGATTCAACATTATTAGAAGAAATGAAAGAAGAAAGATATAGAGGTATTGGTATAAAAATGGCTAAAGAAATTGCAAATAAAAATAATAAAAAAATGATTATTATAAATAGTGAAGATGGCGCAATTTTTAAATTTATTGAAAATAGATAA
- a CDS encoding type II toxin-antitoxin system antitoxin SocA domain-containing protein produces the protein MNIDMTKVANVILYMLHKQVKHLNDKKVSIILFLIDYNHLKYCGKKIFNEDYIKGTRHPEPVILSELFDIVANEEDLEEDDERIFLMQELLDYLDIAVEKKEKFIELNFIKMEEDFDETLFDKDEIKTIHKLINQYTNTTARNIANECFKIDEVRNTQKGELII, from the coding sequence TTGAATATAGACATGACAAAAGTAGCAAATGTAATTTTATATATGTTACATAAACAAGTAAAACACTTAAATGATAAAAAAGTATCAATCATACTTTTCTTAATAGATTATAATCATTTGAAATATTGTGGTAAAAAAATATTTAATGAAGATTATATAAAAGGAACTAGACATCCAGAACCTGTTATTCTTAGTGAATTATTTGATATTGTAGCAAATGAAGAAGATTTGGAAGAAGATGATGAAAGAATTTTTTTAATGCAAGAATTATTGGATTATTTAGATATTGCTGTTGAAAAAAAAGAAAAATTTATTGAATTGAATTTTATTAAAATGGAAGAAGATTTTGATGAAACTTTATTTGATAAAGATGAAATAAAAACTATACATAAATTAATAAATCAATATACAAATACAACTGCAAGAAATATTGCAAATGAATGTTTTAAAATTGATGAAGTAAGAAATACACAAAAAGGTGAGTTAATAATCTAA
- the rplQ gene encoding 50S ribosomal protein L17, with translation MRHKHGYRKLSRTSSHRKALLKNMAIAIIEREKIETTVPKAKELKRYIEKLVTVARNADLNTHRYVFAALQSKEATKKLINEIAPKYEGRNGGYTSIVKTRIRRGDATPMAFISFV, from the coding sequence ATGAGACATAAGCATGGATATAGAAAGTTAAGTAGAACTTCTTCTCATAGAAAAGCATTGTTAAAAAATATGGCAATTGCAATCATTGAAAGAGAAAAAATCGAAACAACTGTACCTAAAGCAAAAGAATTAAAAAGATATATTGAAAAATTAGTAACTGTTGCAAGAAATGCTGATTTAAATACACATAGATATGTATTTGCAGCTTTACAAAGTAAAGAAGCTACTAAAAAATTAATTAATGAAATTGCACCAAAATACGAAGGTAGAAATGGTGGATATACTTCTATAGTAAAAACTAGAATAAGAAGAGGTGATGCTACACCAATGGCATTCATCTCATTTGTATAA
- a CDS encoding HIT family protein, with product MLELFKNELIKIEIEPSEIPWLKVFTNEPIKEFSYCNETTKKEIWKYLDLIEKEMINYFKPEKINIASFGNYVPHVHFHIMARFKEDSFFPESMWGKKQRESNLNLPSFEEFYKILEKKF from the coding sequence GTGTTAGAGCTTTTTAAAAATGAGTTAATAAAAATAGAAATTGAACCATCAGAAATTCCATGGTTAAAAGTATTTACAAATGAGCCTATAAAAGAATTTTCATATTGTAATGAAACTACAAAAAAAGAGATTTGGAAATACTTAGACTTAATAGAAAAAGAGATGATTAATTATTTTAAACCCGAAAAAATAAATATAGCATCTTTTGGAAACTATGTTCCTCATGTGCATTTTCATATTATGGCAAGATTTAAAGAAGATTCTTTTTTCCCAGAATCAATGTGGGGGAAAAAACAAAGAGAGTCAAATTTAAATTTACCCTCTTTTGAAGAATTTTATAAAATTTTAGAAAAGAAGTTTTAA
- the rpsM gene encoding 30S ribosomal protein S13, whose amino-acid sequence MARIAGVDLPNKKRMEYALTYIYGIGLHNSRLILDAVGIDYNKRAFELSEDEAATIRKEIQENYMVEGDLRKKVAMDIKALMDLGSYRGLRHRKGLPCRGQKTKTNARTRKGKKKTVGAATK is encoded by the coding sequence ATGGCAAGAATCGCGGGTGTTGATTTACCAAATAAAAAGAGAATGGAATATGCTTTAACGTATATTTACGGAATCGGATTACATAACTCTAGATTAATTTTAGATGCAGTTGGTATTGATTACAATAAAAGAGCATTTGAATTATCTGAAGATGAAGCAGCAACAATTAGAAAAGAAATCCAAGAAAACTACATGGTAGAAGGGGATTTAAGAAAAAAAGTTGCAATGGATATTAAAGCTTTAATGGACTTAGGATCATATAGAGGGTTAAGACATAGAAAAGGTTTACCTTGTAGAGGGCAAAAAACAAAAACAAATGCCAGAACTAGAAAAGGTAAAAAGAAAACTGTTGGTGCAGCAACTAAATAA
- the gatA gene encoding Asp-tRNA(Asn)/Glu-tRNA(Gln) amidotransferase subunit GatA: MITLKEALTLGSDDIKKLRDDLTSKIKENNIGAYVEQLVSTEISKTGAGIPIAIKDNINVKNWEITCSSNILKGYISPYNATVINKLEKAGLSPFGRTNMDEFAMGSSTESSCYGKTLNPIDNTKVPGGSSGGSAAAVAAGIAIAALGTDTGGSIRQPAAYCGCVGMKPTYGRVSRYGITAYSSSLDQCGPITQNVEDAAILYDIISGYDPMDSTSANIEYEAVTPRLDSNKKLTIAVIDNFVSQASPAIQKGFSKAISALEKAGHKIIHKNMLDTDKIVSTYYIVATAEASANLARFDGVRFGNRKGEGGLKDMYVQTKSQGFGSEVQKRIMLGSFVLSSGYYDAYYIKAQKVRHLIKDEYSAIFAEADLILSPVAPTTAPEFGSFKTSLEMYLSDIYTISINLAGLPAISLPVDKDENGMPVGLQFIAKAYDEQTLFDGALSLEKAINYIK; the protein is encoded by the coding sequence TTGATAACTCTAAAAGAAGCACTAACTTTAGGTAGTGATGATATAAAAAAATTAAGAGATGATTTAACTTCAAAAATAAAAGAAAACAATATAGGTGCTTATGTTGAACAATTAGTTTCGACAGAAATTTCAAAAACTGGTGCAGGTATACCAATCGCTATTAAAGATAATATTAATGTTAAAAATTGGGAAATTACTTGTTCTAGTAATATTTTAAAAGGCTATATTTCACCATATAATGCAACTGTAATTAATAAATTAGAAAAAGCTGGATTATCTCCTTTTGGAAGAACAAATATGGATGAATTTGCAATGGGAAGTTCTACTGAATCTTCTTGTTATGGAAAAACATTAAATCCTATTGACAATACAAAAGTTCCAGGTGGAAGCTCAGGTGGTTCAGCTGCAGCAGTTGCTGCTGGAATTGCTATTGCAGCACTTGGTACAGATACAGGTGGAAGTATTAGACAACCTGCAGCTTATTGTGGGTGTGTTGGAATGAAACCAACTTATGGAAGAGTTTCAAGATATGGAATAACTGCTTATTCATCTTCACTTGATCAATGTGGACCAATTACTCAAAATGTTGAAGATGCAGCAATTTTATATGATATTATTTCTGGATATGATCCAATGGATTCAACTTCTGCAAATATTGAATATGAAGCAGTTACTCCTAGATTAGATTCAAATAAAAAATTAACTATTGCAGTTATTGATAATTTTGTATCACAAGCTAGTCCAGCAATTCAAAAAGGTTTTTCAAAAGCAATAAGTGCTTTAGAAAAAGCTGGACATAAAATAATTCATAAAAATATGTTAGATACAGATAAAATAGTTTCAACTTATTATATTGTAGCAACTGCAGAAGCAAGTGCAAATTTGGCTAGATTTGATGGTGTTAGATTTGGAAATAGAAAAGGTGAAGGTGGACTTAAAGATATGTATGTTCAAACAAAATCACAAGGTTTTGGTTCTGAAGTACAAAAAAGAATTATGTTAGGTTCTTTTGTATTAAGTTCTGGATATTATGATGCTTATTATATAAAAGCTCAAAAAGTAAGACATTTAATTAAAGATGAATATTCAGCAATCTTTGCAGAAGCTGATTTAATATTATCTCCAGTTGCACCAACAACTGCACCTGAATTTGGTTCATTTAAAACATCATTAGAGATGTATTTGAGTGATATTTATACAATTTCTATTAATCTTGCTGGACTTCCAGCTATCTCTTTACCTGTTGATAAAGATGAAAATGGAATGCCTGTGGGATTACAATTTATTGCAAAAGCTTATGATGAACAAACTTTGTTTGATGGTGCTTTATCTTTAGAAAAAGCAATTAACTATATAAAATAA
- a CDS encoding TIGR00730 family Rossman fold protein has translation MKIAVFCGSSSGNNIKYIEATKSLGKFFAQNNIDIVYGGGKVGLMGIIADSVIENGGKVYGVIPEKLKNKELAHTGITELYVVNTMHERKAMMADMADAFVTLPGGAGTLEEIFEAWTWAQLGYHNKACAFYNIDGFYDKLFELIDSMCLSGFLKQDYSEMLINTDNEKELLKSLENYKSPKNKW, from the coding sequence ATGAAAATTGCAGTTTTTTGTGGATCAAGTTCAGGAAATAATATTAAATATATAGAGGCTACAAAATCATTAGGAAAATTCTTTGCTCAAAATAATATTGATATTGTTTATGGTGGAGGAAAAGTTGGTCTAATGGGTATTATTGCTGATTCTGTTATAGAAAATGGTGGTAAAGTTTATGGAGTAATCCCTGAAAAATTAAAAAATAAAGAATTAGCTCATACAGGAATTACAGAACTTTATGTTGTAAACACAATGCATGAACGAAAAGCTATGATGGCTGATATGGCAGATGCATTTGTTACTCTTCCTGGTGGTGCAGGAACTCTCGAAGAAATATTTGAAGCTTGGACGTGGGCACAACTTGGGTATCACAATAAAGCTTGTGCTTTTTATAATATAGATGGTTTTTATGATAAATTGTTTGAGTTGATTGATTCTATGTGTTTATCGGGATTTTTGAAACAAGATTATTCTGAAATGCTTATAAATACAGATAATGAAAAAGAACTATTAAAATCTTTAGAAAATTATAAATCTCCTAAAAACAAATGGTAA
- a CDS encoding DNA-directed RNA polymerase subunit alpha: MKKFAETPFLPTEVEIEAISDNEAKISAYPFEDGFAITLAHPLRRLLLSSSVGYAPIAVKIEGASHEFDSLRGMLEDIAIFVINLKNIKFKINGDKEQVVVEYSFNGPRGIKGEDLINSDVEVVSKDAHLATINSDCNLTFSVIIQKGIGYMPSEDIRDIVGADYIPIDAFFTPVKKVVYDIEKMLVEDNPNFEKAVFTVQTNGQISPITAFKEAVSVMYSQMSVFNKVFDLSEVTVSESGEEPVELKELVIKIDDLNLSARSFNSLDRAGLKYLGELVLMSEVEVKNIKNLGKKSYDEIAEKLESLGYPVENTLPENVASALRRKLEQLKA; the protein is encoded by the coding sequence ATGAAAAAATTTGCAGAAACTCCGTTTTTACCAACTGAAGTTGAAATAGAGGCTATCAGTGATAATGAGGCTAAAATATCAGCATATCCATTTGAGGATGGTTTTGCAATTACTTTAGCACACCCTTTGAGAAGACTTTTGTTAAGTTCTTCGGTTGGCTATGCACCAATTGCAGTGAAAATTGAAGGTGCTTCTCATGAGTTTGACTCATTAAGAGGTATGCTAGAAGATATAGCTATTTTTGTTATAAATTTAAAGAATATTAAGTTTAAAATAAATGGTGATAAAGAGCAAGTAGTAGTTGAGTATTCATTCAATGGACCAAGAGGAATTAAAGGTGAAGATCTTATTAATTCTGATGTTGAAGTTGTATCAAAAGATGCTCACTTAGCTACAATTAATAGTGATTGTAATTTAACATTTTCAGTTATTATTCAAAAAGGTATTGGTTATATGCCAAGCGAAGACATTAGAGATATTGTTGGTGCTGATTATATTCCAATTGATGCTTTCTTTACACCGGTTAAAAAAGTGGTTTATGATATTGAAAAAATGTTAGTTGAAGATAATCCTAACTTTGAAAAAGCTGTATTTACAGTACAAACAAATGGACAAATATCTCCAATAACTGCATTTAAAGAAGCAGTTTCAGTTATGTACTCACAAATGTCAGTATTTAACAAAGTATTTGATTTATCTGAAGTAACAGTGAGTGAAAGTGGTGAAGAGCCAGTTGAACTTAAAGAATTAGTTATCAAAATTGATGATTTAAATTTAAGTGCTAGAAGTTTCAATTCTTTAGATAGAGCTGGACTAAAATACTTAGGTGAATTAGTACTTATGAGTGAAGTTGAAGTAAAAAATATTAAGAATCTTGGGAAAAAATCTTATGATGAGATTGCTGAAAAATTAGAATCTTTAGGATACCCAGTTGAAAATACACTTCCAGAAAATGTTGCTTCTGCATTAAGAAGAAAATTAGAGCAACTAAAAGCATAA
- the rpsK gene encoding 30S ribosomal protein S11, translated as MAKRKVTRKKIVRKNIADGIVHIAASFNNTMVTVTDNAGNAIAWSSAGNLGFKGSKKSTPFAAQAAVEDAMNKAMEHGIKNVGIKIQGPGSGRDTAVKAVGSMDGVRVTWLKDVTPLPHNGCRPPKRRRV; from the coding sequence ATGGCAAAAAGAAAAGTTACTAGAAAAAAAATTGTAAGAAAAAATATTGCTGACGGTATCGTACATATTGCTGCAAGTTTTAATAATACAATGGTTACAGTTACAGATAATGCAGGAAACGCAATCGCATGGTCAAGTGCTGGAAATTTAGGATTTAAAGGTTCTAAAAAATCAACTCCATTTGCTGCACAAGCTGCAGTTGAAGATGCAATGAATAAAGCAATGGAACACGGAATTAAAAACGTTGGGATTAAAATTCAAGGACCAGGTTCAGGTAGAGATACAGCTGTTAAAGCAGTAGGTTCTATGGATGGAGTTAGAGTTACTTGGTTAAAAGATGTTACACCATTACCACACAATGGTTGTAGACCTCCTAAAAGAAGAAGAGTGTAA
- the guaB gene encoding IMP dehydrogenase has protein sequence MRIRKRALTFEDVLLVPAKSEVLPKEVCIKTKLTKKIELNIPFISAAMDTVTEYEAAIAMARLGGIGVIHKNMDIETQVLQCKKVKKSESGMIIDPITIQPSQTLQDAEDIMASYKISGVPVVDDNGILVGILTNRDMRFTKDFTQKAKDKMTVMPLITAKEGTTLEEAADIMHANKIEKLPIVDTNNKLIGLITIKDINKKREYPNANKDEFGRLRVGAAIGVGQLDRARALVAVGVDVLVLDSAHGHSKGILDTVKAIKAEMDVQIIAGNVATAEATADLIACGADAVKVGIGPGSICTTRIVAGVGVPQISAIDECAAEGAKTGTPIIADGGIKYSGDVAKALAVGASSVMMGSALAGTEESPGEVVLFQGRKFKTYRGMGSIGAMTKGSTDRYFQEGTAADKLVPEGIEGRVAFRGSIADIIHQMVGGLRSSMGYLGSKDIPTFQERAEFVEITSAGLRESHVHDVTITNEAPNYHI, from the coding sequence ATGAGAATAAGAAAAAGAGCATTAACATTTGAGGATGTACTTTTAGTACCAGCTAAATCAGAAGTTTTACCAAAAGAAGTTTGTATCAAAACTAAACTTACAAAAAAAATTGAATTAAATATTCCTTTTATAAGTGCTGCAATGGATACTGTTACTGAATATGAAGCAGCAATAGCAATGGCAAGACTTGGTGGAATTGGAGTTATTCATAAAAATATGGATATAGAAACTCAAGTATTACAATGTAAAAAAGTAAAAAAATCTGAATCTGGTATGATTATTGATCCCATTACAATACAACCATCTCAAACTTTACAAGATGCAGAAGATATCATGGCATCTTATAAAATTTCAGGTGTACCTGTTGTTGATGATAATGGTATTTTAGTGGGAATTTTAACAAATAGAGATATGAGATTTACAAAAGACTTTACTCAAAAAGCCAAAGATAAAATGACTGTTATGCCACTAATTACTGCAAAAGAAGGTACAACGTTAGAAGAAGCAGCAGATATTATGCATGCTAATAAAATTGAAAAATTACCAATTGTTGATACAAATAATAAATTAATTGGATTAATTACAATTAAAGATATCAATAAAAAAAGAGAATATCCAAATGCAAACAAAGATGAGTTTGGAAGATTAAGAGTAGGTGCAGCAATTGGTGTTGGTCAGCTAGATCGTGCAAGAGCATTAGTCGCTGTTGGTGTTGATGTTTTAGTTTTAGATTCTGCTCATGGACATTCAAAAGGTATTTTAGATACAGTTAAAGCAATTAAAGCTGAAATGGATGTACAGATTATTGCTGGAAATGTTGCAACTGCAGAAGCAACAGCTGATTTAATTGCTTGTGGAGCTGATGCTGTTAAAGTTGGAATTGGACCTGGAAGTATTTGTACAACTAGAATTGTAGCAGGAGTTGGGGTTCCTCAAATTTCTGCAATTGATGAATGTGCAGCTGAAGGTGCAAAAACTGGAACTCCAATTATCGCTGATGGTGGAATTAAATATTCAGGAGATGTTGCAAAAGCATTAGCTGTAGGTGCAAGTTCAGTTATGATGGGAAGTGCTTTAGCTGGAACAGAAGAATCTCCTGGTGAAGTTGTATTATTCCAAGGAAGAAAATTCAAAACATATAGAGGAATGGGTTCAATAGGAGCTATGACTAAAGGAAGTACAGATAGATATTTCCAAGAAGGAACAGCCGCTGATAAACTTGTACCTGAAGGAATAGAAGGAAGAGTTGCATTTAGAGGAAGTATAGCAGATATTATTCATCAAATGGTTGGTGGATTAAGAAGTTCTATGGGATATTTAGGTTCTAAAGATATTCCAACATTCCAAGAAAGAGCAGAATTTGTAGAAATTACAAGTGCAGGATTAAGAGAATCTCATGTACATGATGTAACAATTACAAATGAAGCTCCTAACTATCATATTTAA
- the rpsD gene encoding 30S ribosomal protein S4: MARYRGPVEKIERRLDADLGLKGERRLSGKSALEKRPFAPGQHGQRRAKISEYGLQLREKQKAKFMYGVSEKQFRKYFKEAARREGNTGANLITLIEQRLDNVVFRMGFATTRANARQFTTHGHILVDGKKVDIPSYIVRPGQKIEIKEKSKSNPQVVRALELTNQTGMVDWVNVDKDKVFGIFTRIPAREEVVIPVEERLIVELYSK, encoded by the coding sequence ATGGCAAGATACAGAGGACCAGTAGAAAAAATCGAAAGAAGACTTGATGCGGATCTTGGACTAAAAGGTGAGAGAAGATTATCAGGTAAAAGTGCTTTAGAAAAAAGACCATTTGCTCCAGGACAACACGGACAAAGAAGAGCTAAAATTTCTGAGTACGGATTACAATTAAGAGAAAAACAAAAAGCTAAATTTATGTATGGTGTTTCTGAAAAACAATTCAGAAAATACTTTAAAGAAGCTGCAAGAAGAGAAGGTAATACAGGGGCTAACCTAATTACTTTAATCGAACAAAGATTAGATAATGTTGTATTTAGAATGGGATTTGCTACAACTAGAGCAAATGCAAGACAATTTACAACACATGGACATATCTTAGTAGATGGAAAAAAAGTTGATATCCCTTCTTACATTGTAAGACCAGGGCAAAAAATTGAAATTAAAGAAAAATCAAAATCTAATCCTCAAGTTGTAAGAGCATTAGAATTAACAAATCAAACTGGTATGGTTGATTGGGTTAATGTTGATAAAGATAAAGTATTTGGAATTTTCACAAGAATCCCAGCTAGAGAAGAAGTTGTTATTCCTGTTGAAGAGAGATTAATAGTAGAGTTATATTCTAAATAA
- the rpmJ gene encoding 50S ribosomal protein L36 has translation MKVRASVKKMCDKCKVIKRRGVVRVICENKKHKQRQG, from the coding sequence ATGAAAGTAAGAGCTTCAGTAAAAAAAATGTGTGATAAATGTAAGGTTATCAAAAGAAGAGGTGTCGTAAGAGTAATCTGCGAAAACAAAAAACACAAACAAAGACAAGGATAA